From the Candidatus Nomurabacteria bacterium genome, one window contains:
- the ftsA gene encoding cell division protein FtsA, with product MRNITAGLDVGTQTTRVVVCEKVQGEQNPRVIGLGSSPTRGMRHGYVVNQAHVSASVLRALKDAEKNSGVSIKRVTLGVGGVTLSCETSSGAAIISKADNEVTHLDVEKAMLESEEELTLANKKIVDNHPIGFRIDGKPVLGSPIGMKGIKLEVKTLFNTSLAQHLDLLIGAVSEAGVDIIDIVPSIVAAGVVHLGEKQKTAGCALVNIGSETTSLVVYEDNQPVTLAVFPIGGNDITNDIALGLKIPLEEAESIKTGSIMSNFPKRKLDDIIEARLGDMFELIDTHLKKIRRNGLLPAGAIFIGGSSQFTNLEEGARLSLKLPARLGIDPLVEISKGKIRDSVWSNAFGLAIIQKESSMAGSGGGAIANLKKFFRILGKQLLP from the coding sequence ATGCGAAATATTACAGCCGGCTTAGACGTAGGCACACAAACTACACGTGTTGTTGTGTGTGAAAAAGTACAAGGAGAACAAAACCCTAGGGTTATTGGTCTGGGTTCTAGTCCTACTCGTGGAATGCGTCATGGATATGTTGTGAATCAAGCTCATGTATCTGCTTCAGTTTTACGTGCATTGAAAGATGCCGAGAAAAATTCTGGAGTCTCTATAAAAAGAGTCACTCTAGGTGTTGGAGGAGTAACTCTATCTTGCGAAACAAGTTCTGGTGCTGCAATCATATCAAAAGCAGACAATGAAGTTACCCATTTGGATGTCGAGAAGGCAATGCTTGAATCCGAAGAAGAACTAACACTTGCAAACAAAAAAATAGTAGACAATCACCCAATTGGCTTTCGCATAGACGGTAAGCCTGTTTTAGGTTCTCCAATAGGAATGAAAGGTATCAAGCTCGAAGTAAAAACTCTATTTAATACATCACTAGCTCAACACTTGGACTTACTTATAGGTGCAGTTAGTGAAGCAGGCGTAGATATTATAGATATAGTTCCAAGTATAGTAGCAGCAGGAGTAGTGCACTTGGGAGAAAAGCAAAAAACTGCAGGATGTGCACTTGTGAACATAGGTTCTGAAACTACCAGTCTGGTCGTTTATGAAGATAACCAACCTGTCACACTAGCTGTATTCCCTATTGGCGGAAATGATATTACAAACGACATCGCACTTGGACTAAAAATTCCTCTCGAAGAAGCAGAAAGTATAAAAACCGGAAGCATCATGAGTAATTTTCCAAAAAGAAAACTCGACGATATTATCGAAGCAAGATTGGGAGACATGTTCGAACTTATAGATACACATCTTAAAAAAATTCGTAGAAACGGATTGTTACCCGCAGGAGCAATATTTATCGGAGGTAGTTCTCAGTTCACAAATCTAGAAGAGGGCGCTAGACTTTCTCTGAAACTCCCTGCAAGACTAGGAATAGATCCGCTTGTAGAAATATCAAAAGGTAAAATTCGCGATTCTGTTTGGAGTAATGCATTTGGTCTTGCAATCATACAGAAAGAATCCTCTATGGCAGGAAGTGGTGGAGGAGCCATCGCAAACCTTAAAAAATTCTTCCGAATTTTAGGTAAGCAACTACTTCCCTAG
- a CDS encoding serine hydrolase has translation MQRLTTETNFSTHLIDSIKNEAELAIRAGIFPGCVIGLIKPSANNGKDIDDVFDSLILSYGASRYDHSPFLGQYSVYDIASITKTFTAMLALKLVNEGKISLDTKIASILPLEGEHTEDVTLYHLLTFTVEFNLREGIDVLWSMPTEKILNTIFTAGLREAPGTHHQYRNSTTLLLGLVIETVVQKSIDVLMKEVIFEPFGMHYTTYHPSDFCLWKDAIVPTEFDEKFRKRMIVGEVHDELSWKFYQDNKRCTGVAGVFSTPNDLVQFAKAVLRGCQSGRYKLYPNGFQDERNIGIQMQKDQLTHLPGHRFGFGWDKFFPEYSHCKCFTENAIVATGFTGCSVTLHTEKKLGIVVCSNVVHPKRRTDKAMKEFRQRIANLVVYCKHCDD, from the coding sequence ATGCAAAGATTAACCACAGAGACTAATTTCTCTACTCACTTGATTGACTCAATCAAGAACGAGGCTGAGCTTGCCATTAGAGCAGGAATATTTCCGGGTTGTGTGATTGGTTTGATTAAACCTAGCGCAAATAACGGTAAGGATATCGATGATGTTTTTGATTCACTCATATTGAGTTATGGGGCCTCAAGATACGACCATTCGCCGTTCCTGGGACAGTATTCTGTATATGATATTGCAAGTATCACAAAAACTTTCACAGCAATGCTTGCCCTCAAGCTTGTAAATGAAGGTAAAATTTCGCTCGATACAAAGATTGCAAGTATCTTACCTTTAGAAGGTGAGCACACAGAAGACGTAACTTTATACCACCTGCTTACTTTTACTGTTGAATTTAATTTGCGTGAAGGTATAGATGTCTTATGGAGTATGCCTACAGAAAAAATATTGAATACTATTTTTACTGCAGGGCTTCGAGAAGCTCCCGGGACACATCACCAATATCGAAATTCTACAACCTTACTTCTAGGTTTAGTAATTGAGACGGTGGTTCAAAAATCAATTGACGTATTGATGAAGGAGGTAATTTTCGAACCTTTTGGGATGCACTACACTACGTATCATCCAAGTGACTTTTGCCTGTGGAAAGATGCGATTGTTCCGACTGAATTCGATGAAAAATTTAGAAAGAGAATGATTGTAGGAGAGGTACATGATGAATTGTCTTGGAAGTTTTATCAGGACAATAAAAGATGTACTGGAGTAGCTGGAGTATTTTCTACACCAAACGACCTTGTGCAGTTTGCAAAAGCAGTGTTGCGAGGATGTCAGAGTGGTAGATACAAGCTTTACCCAAATGGCTTTCAAGATGAAAGAAATATCGGCATTCAAATGCAAAAGGATCAACTAACTCATTTGCCTGGGCATAGATTTGGATTTGGGTGGGATAAATTTTTTCCTGAATATTCACATTGTAAATGTTTCACTGAAAATGCGATTGTGGCTACAGGTTTTACAGGATGTTCAGTAACACTTCATACTGAGAAGAAGCTTGGTATTGTGGTCTGTTCAAACGTTGTGCACCCCAAAAGACGTACTGATAAGGCAATGAAAGAATTCCGTCAGCGTATTGCAAATCTCGTTGTGTATTGTAAACATTGCGATGATTGA
- a CDS encoding UDP-N-acetylmuramate:L-alanyl-gamma-D-glutamyl-meso-diaminopimelate ligase translates to MLPEAEKYYGEKLRVLADADIRSARRNEPEGISEIKKVHLTGVCGTAMGSLAGLFQEAGYEVSGSDEKCYPPMSDFIKDNNIKFYEGFDAGNVVGKDLSVTANMFGADNIEAVVVRNNFLPQLSMASAINKFFIRDRKSLVVCGTHGKTTTTGLLEHVFTVCGRDPGYLVGGIPVGSEKSYHVGSGEYFIIEGDEYDTSYFDKSPKFLHYNPYIAIVTSIELDHVDIYRDLEDYKQAFRFLAQIVKPEGLLILCKENLNTLELMNFTKAKVVTYGFDESANIFAKDIKNDESGQSADIYMNKVLLGRITTPLFGKYNLLNTLSVITAALHEGIDFENISHSLKLFNGMKRRQEIIGIVNGITVIDDFAHHPTAVRETLSGIRERFLGRRIVVFFEPRSVTSRRKIFEADYASSFGNADMIFLSTPALRSVDDPKDFIDPNIVAGLIREKGKQVYALNNAGEVLEKALPLLKSDDVVVIMSNSSFDGIHKKLLEKLKDLN, encoded by the coding sequence ATGTTACCTGAAGCAGAAAAATATTATGGTGAAAAACTTAGAGTCTTGGCGGATGCGGATATTAGAAGTGCAAGGAGAAACGAACCAGAGGGTATATCTGAGATAAAAAAAGTTCACCTCACAGGTGTTTGTGGTACTGCTATGGGATCACTCGCGGGACTTTTTCAAGAGGCGGGGTATGAAGTAAGTGGAAGTGACGAAAAATGTTATCCGCCGATGAGCGATTTTATAAAAGACAATAACATAAAATTTTATGAAGGATTCGATGCTGGCAATGTTGTAGGAAAAGATTTGTCAGTAACTGCAAATATGTTCGGTGCAGATAATATAGAAGCAGTGGTAGTGAGGAATAATTTTTTACCACAGCTTTCGATGGCTAGCGCAATCAACAAATTTTTCATTAGAGATAGAAAATCATTGGTGGTTTGTGGTACGCATGGCAAAACTACGACAACAGGATTACTCGAACATGTTTTTACTGTGTGTGGTAGGGATCCAGGATATTTAGTAGGAGGAATACCTGTGGGGAGTGAAAAAAGTTATCATGTAGGTTCTGGTGAATATTTCATAATTGAAGGAGATGAATATGATACTTCATATTTTGATAAGAGTCCGAAATTTTTACACTACAATCCATATATCGCTATAGTTACCTCTATAGAACTTGATCATGTAGATATATATAGAGACTTGGAAGACTACAAACAGGCTTTTAGATTTTTAGCACAGATTGTAAAACCAGAAGGCTTGTTAATCTTGTGCAAAGAAAATTTAAATACTTTGGAACTTATGAATTTCACAAAAGCAAAAGTTGTAACTTATGGTTTTGATGAAAGTGCAAATATTTTTGCAAAAGATATAAAAAACGATGAGTCTGGTCAGAGTGCAGATATATATATGAATAAGGTTTTACTAGGCAGGATAACAACACCTTTGTTTGGTAAATACAACTTACTCAATACTCTATCTGTTATAACAGCTGCGCTCCATGAAGGCATAGATTTTGAAAATATCTCGCATTCGTTGAAACTTTTTAATGGGATGAAAAGACGGCAGGAAATAATAGGAATTGTAAACGGAATTACAGTTATAGATGATTTTGCACATCATCCGACTGCTGTACGAGAGACACTCTCTGGGATAAGAGAAAGATTTTTAGGCAGAAGAATCGTGGTTTTCTTTGAACCTCGTTCAGTCACTAGTAGAAGGAAAATATTTGAAGCTGATTACGCTAGTTCATTTGGAAATGCTGACATGATATTTTTATCTACACCTGCTCTCCGCAGCGTAGATGATCCAAAAGATTTTATTGATCCAAATATTGTAGCAGGATTGATAAGAGAAAAAGGTAAACAGGTTTATGCATTGAATAATGCCGGTGAAGTTTTAGAGAAAGCACTTCCTTTATTGAAGTCAGATGATGTTGTTGTAATTATGAGCAATAGTTCATTTGATGGAATACACAAAAAACTCCTAGAAAAATTAAAAGACCTCAATTGA
- the frr gene encoding ribosome recycling factor, which produces MYSIDTFSQNAKKAGEWLLKEYSQIHTGRASPTVLDGVSAEAYGVFQPLKNISSITIEDPKTLRVVPWDKTLVKVIEKALQSADIGLSVATDDSGIRVIFPALTTENRTKLVKILKEKLEDARITIRKEREEAISQMEADNLPEDQEFRMKEDLQKKVGEANANLEAIFNKKEAEVMN; this is translated from the coding sequence ATGTATTCAATAGACACATTTTCACAAAACGCAAAAAAAGCCGGCGAATGGCTCTTAAAAGAATATTCACAAATTCACACTGGACGAGCTAGTCCAACTGTTTTAGATGGGGTTAGTGCAGAAGCCTATGGAGTTTTTCAGCCTTTAAAAAATATTTCATCTATAACTATCGAAGATCCGAAAACTCTACGTGTTGTACCTTGGGACAAGACTTTAGTTAAGGTTATAGAAAAAGCCTTACAGTCTGCAGATATAGGTTTGTCTGTTGCGACAGATGATTCTGGTATTCGAGTTATATTTCCTGCACTTACAACCGAGAACAGAACAAAGTTAGTAAAAATTCTAAAAGAAAAACTAGAAGATGCTCGTATAACAATACGCAAAGAGCGTGAAGAGGCTATTAGTCAGATGGAAGCTGACAATCTACCAGAAGATCAAGAGTTTCGAATGAAGGAAGACTTACAAAAGAAAGTTGGTGAAGCAAACGCAAATCTAGAAGCTATATTCAATAAAAAAGAAGCGGAAGTAATGAACTAA
- the ftsZ gene encoding cell division protein FtsZ — translation MPKINPEIETFARIKVIGVGGSGGNAINHMISSKVKGVEFICMNTDTQDLHKSLADKKIHIGKNLTKGLGAGMNPDVGKKAAEETKAEIQDTIKGADMVFIACGMGGGTGTGAAPIVARAAKEQGILTVAVVTKPFSFEGNQRMKLAENGLSELEKEVDAILVIPNDRLLMIADKDTGFKQAFALCDEILRQAVEGISDLITTPGIINVDFADIKAVMSDAGSALMGIGFGSGDNRAQTAALQAINSPLLDLSINGARGVLFAISGGDDLGILEIQEAAKIITESIDKDARVIFGTIRDERLKKGEMKVTVIATGFPTDSSKRSLFQGQKEFEAKPVIQPTPKSELVIEPKKEIHNSLPSDYLKKAEVKEDDIFEDDTDDWSAVPAFLRRPKK, via the coding sequence ATGCCTAAAATAAACCCAGAAATTGAAACATTTGCACGAATAAAGGTAATTGGAGTCGGAGGATCCGGCGGCAATGCCATAAATCACATGATTAGCTCTAAGGTAAAGGGTGTTGAATTCATATGTATGAATACTGACACTCAAGACCTTCACAAGTCTCTTGCAGACAAGAAAATTCACATTGGTAAGAACCTTACCAAAGGTCTTGGTGCTGGAATGAACCCTGATGTTGGAAAGAAAGCAGCAGAAGAAACAAAAGCTGAAATACAAGACACAATCAAAGGTGCTGATATGGTTTTCATAGCTTGTGGTATGGGAGGAGGAACAGGAACTGGTGCAGCTCCTATAGTTGCTCGTGCAGCAAAAGAACAAGGAATACTAACAGTAGCAGTAGTTACAAAACCATTCTCATTTGAAGGTAATCAACGTATGAAGCTTGCTGAAAATGGACTCAGTGAACTCGAAAAAGAAGTTGATGCAATACTCGTAATACCAAACGATCGTCTTTTGATGATCGCTGACAAAGACACTGGATTCAAACAAGCTTTTGCATTGTGTGACGAAATCCTTCGCCAAGCAGTAGAAGGAATCTCAGACCTAATCACAACTCCAGGTATAATCAACGTAGACTTCGCTGACATCAAGGCAGTTATGTCTGATGCAGGTAGTGCACTGATGGGTATCGGATTTGGCTCAGGCGACAACCGTGCGCAAACAGCAGCTCTACAAGCTATAAACTCACCTCTACTCGATCTATCTATAAATGGCGCACGTGGAGTACTCTTTGCAATATCTGGTGGTGACGACTTGGGAATTCTAGAAATCCAAGAAGCAGCAAAAATAATCACAGAATCTATCGACAAAGATGCACGTGTAATATTTGGAACTATCCGTGACGAAAGACTCAAGAAGGGCGAGATGAAGGTTACAGTTATCGCAACTGGATTCCCTACTGACTCTTCAAAGAGATCTCTTTTTCAAGGACAAAAAGAATTTGAAGCAAAACCTGTAATACAACCTACTCCTAAATCTGAATTGGTAATAGAACCAAAAAAAGAAATACACAATTCCCTACCTTCTGACTATCTAAAGAAAGCAGAGGTAAAAGAAGATGATATTTTTGAAGATGATACAGATGATTGGAGTGCAGTACCTGCGTTCCTAAGACGACCAAAGAAATAA
- a CDS encoding rod shape-determining protein: MMGFFSKKLGIDLGTANTLVFVPGKGIVLNEPSVVAVSEIDNKILAVGNDAKDMIGRTPDSIIAYRPMKDGVIADYRVTEAMLRYFISKALGKWNFIKPEVMISVPAGVTSTERRAVVEAAIKAGAKSAYVVKEPILAAIGAGIPIHESRGYMIVDIGGGTTDVAVISLGGIVSCTSVKCAGNKIDAAIADYIKKKFSLAIGDKTAEEVKINIGAAVMLEEEFTMTIKGRDFIQGLPRTAQVSTNEIVKAIDAELKQMVRAIKDVLQETPPELAADIIDQGIIMTGGSSMLRSLPDLVYRKTGVKARLADDALYCVVKGTGVALNHLDTYKKAIISKR; the protein is encoded by the coding sequence CTGATGGGATTTTTTTCTAAAAAATTGGGTATAGATTTAGGAACCGCGAACACGCTCGTGTTTGTACCAGGCAAGGGGATCGTCTTGAACGAACCTTCTGTTGTGGCTGTTTCAGAGATAGACAACAAAATTTTGGCTGTGGGCAATGATGCCAAAGACATGATAGGACGAACTCCAGATAGTATTATCGCGTACCGTCCAATGAAAGATGGAGTGATAGCAGACTATAGAGTTACGGAAGCGATGCTTCGATACTTTATAAGCAAGGCTCTTGGGAAGTGGAACTTCATAAAACCAGAAGTTATGATCTCAGTTCCAGCAGGTGTGACATCAACAGAGCGTCGTGCGGTCGTAGAAGCTGCAATCAAGGCTGGAGCAAAAAGTGCATATGTTGTGAAGGAGCCGATACTTGCTGCAATTGGTGCAGGTATTCCGATTCACGAATCTCGTGGATACATGATTGTTGATATTGGTGGAGGTACTACAGACGTTGCTGTGATATCACTTGGAGGTATAGTGTCATGTACTTCGGTTAAATGCGCTGGAAATAAAATCGATGCCGCAATCGCTGATTATATAAAGAAAAAGTTTTCACTTGCTATTGGAGACAAGACCGCAGAAGAAGTAAAAATAAATATAGGTGCAGCGGTTATGCTTGAAGAAGAATTCACTATGACAATAAAAGGTAGAGACTTTATCCAAGGCCTTCCTCGTACTGCTCAAGTTTCAACAAATGAAATTGTAAAAGCTATAGATGCAGAATTGAAGCAAATGGTTCGCGCAATCAAAGATGTATTACAAGAAACTCCACCTGAACTTGCAGCAGATATTATCGATCAGGGTATTATCATGACAGGAGGATCTTCCATGCTCAGGTCTCTGCCCGATCTCGTATATAGAAAGACTGGAGTAAAGGCACGGTTAGCCGATGACGCTCTATATTGTGTAGTAAAGGGAACAGGTGTAGCGCTAAACCATCTAGATACATACAAGAAAGCAATTATTTCAAAAAGATAA
- the ybeY gene encoding rRNA maturation RNase YbeY, producing the protein MLRPDTISIINQTKGKLPRLPFANIKDKILGKKYELSIVFLEDKEIKKINKKYRGKNKPTNVLSFSLTENSGEILLAPDVIKKEAPKFGMNIKNFTGFLIIHGMLHLLGFDHGSTMEAKEEKWKKYFHIK; encoded by the coding sequence ATGTTGAGACCAGATACAATCAGTATCATCAACCAAACAAAAGGCAAGCTTCCACGCTTGCCTTTTGCGAATATCAAGGACAAAATATTGGGTAAAAAATACGAACTCTCAATCGTATTTTTGGAAGATAAGGAAATAAAAAAGATAAATAAAAAGTATAGAGGCAAGAACAAGCCCACAAACGTCCTATCTTTTTCTCTAACAGAAAATTCTGGCGAAATACTCCTAGCTCCAGATGTAATAAAAAAAGAAGCTCCAAAATTTGGCATGAATATAAAAAATTTCACAGGATTCTTAATTATCCACGGAATGCTACATTTGTTAGGATTCGATCATGGTAGTACAATGGAAGCTAAGGAAGAAAAGTGGAAGAAATATTTTCACATAAAATAA
- the rseP gene encoding RIP metalloprotease RseP, with protein MSIIIFILVLLILVLVHELGHFLVAKRFGIRVDEFGFGFPPRAKTLFKKGETIYSLNWIPFGGFVKIFGQDRDDESVNGVDKDRAMINKPAYVQALVLVAGVVFNLVLAWILFTVGFASGMPTSSSSLPKNTILENPSLMITDVLKDSPAHVAGLMPGDKILSLSSGEEILDGLITPTELQTFIQAHEDSSISVTHDDGKEIKVAEIIPETNDSGKKVIGISMDTVGIVKLPFFRAVAEGARYTAITTWGTVVGFYTLIHDAVVGSGDISSVTGPVGIVKIVGSAYDIGFIYLLSFTAIISVNLAVINLIPFPALDGGRLLFLLIEKIKGSSINQKFANTANFVGFCILIGLMLIVTYHDIVKLF; from the coding sequence ATGTCTATAATAATCTTTATTCTCGTTTTACTAATACTAGTCTTAGTTCATGAGTTGGGACATTTTCTTGTCGCAAAGCGTTTTGGAATTCGCGTTGATGAATTTGGTTTTGGTTTTCCACCTCGTGCTAAAACTCTTTTTAAAAAAGGTGAGACTATATACAGCTTGAACTGGATTCCTTTCGGTGGTTTCGTAAAGATTTTTGGTCAAGACCGAGATGATGAATCAGTGAATGGCGTAGACAAGGATAGAGCCATGATAAACAAGCCTGCATACGTACAGGCTCTCGTACTTGTAGCAGGAGTTGTTTTCAATCTGGTTTTGGCATGGATTTTGTTTACTGTTGGGTTTGCAAGTGGCATGCCTACTTCCTCTAGCTCATTGCCTAAAAATACAATTCTTGAAAATCCTTCACTCATGATCACGGATGTTTTAAAAGATTCTCCTGCGCACGTAGCCGGACTTATGCCGGGCGATAAAATTCTTTCGCTTTCTTCAGGAGAGGAAATATTAGACGGGCTCATAACTCCGACTGAGCTTCAGACTTTTATACAAGCACATGAAGATAGCTCTATATCTGTAACTCATGATGATGGAAAAGAAATCAAGGTTGCTGAAATAATTCCAGAAACCAATGACTCTGGTAAAAAAGTAATTGGTATTTCTATGGATACAGTTGGAATTGTGAAGCTTCCTTTTTTCCGAGCAGTAGCTGAAGGTGCTAGATATACAGCTATTACTACTTGGGGAACAGTTGTTGGGTTTTACACACTTATTCACGATGCAGTTGTTGGCTCAGGAGATATTAGTTCTGTAACTGGTCCAGTTGGAATAGTAAAGATCGTTGGCTCAGCTTATGATATTGGTTTTATATATTTGCTTTCTTTTACTGCAATAATCTCTGTAAACTTGGCGGTTATAAATCTTATTCCATTCCCAGCACTCGATGGAGGAAGATTACTATTTTTACTTATTGAAAAGATAAAAGGTTCTAGTATAAATCAGAAATTTGCGAATACAGCAAACTTTGTAGGGTTCTGTATTCTAATAGGACTCATGCTTATTGTGACTTATCACGATATAGTAAAGTTGTTCTAA
- the typA gene encoding translational GTPase TypA, translated as MSIRNIAIIAHVDHGKTTLVDALMRQAGMFEVGSSMDSNALEQERGITIYSKNTSLIYKGTKINIVDTPGHADFGSEVERVLRAVDSVVLLVDAQEGPMPQTRFVLKKSLELGLKPIVVINKIDKPAADINRVHDQVLELFIELGADESQIDFPTLYAIGRDGIAKKNITDDSKDLSPLLDTILEKVPEASTKAGEPFRAQVFNLAYDNFLGRLALVRIYSGSMKTGKSIFVRLPDGEVRTAKITKLNTFEGLVRKEVPEIFAGDIAMIAGISDVYIGETISEEANAEALPAIGIDEPTISLDFFVNDSPFAGREGKFVTSRQIRERLEKELEINVGLKIDFNNMDKLTVFGRGELHIAVLLETMRREGFELSVSQPHVIVKHENGVDLEPFEEVIVDVPVESASAVIEKLTKRRASMTEMHEKDGINRLVFEMPTRGLLGYRGQFVIDTKGEGIISSRVLGFKPYAGEIKLREVGSMTSMISGKAAGYALWNLQDRGVLYIGHGTEIYEGMVIGNTSKGDEMAVNPIKGKNLTNVRSSGNDEAIVLKPPFTLSIERGLETMSDDEFLEITPKSIRLRKKCLTEQDRIKSNR; from the coding sequence ATGTCAATCAGAAACATTGCAATCATCGCACACGTGGACCATGGAAAGACAACTCTTGTAGACGCTCTCATGCGCCAGGCAGGAATGTTTGAAGTTGGTTCATCTATGGACTCAAACGCTCTAGAACAAGAGCGTGGTATTACTATATATTCTAAAAATACGTCTCTTATATATAAAGGAACAAAAATCAATATAGTTGATACACCAGGTCACGCGGACTTCGGGTCTGAAGTTGAGCGCGTACTCCGTGCAGTGGATTCAGTTGTTTTGCTTGTTGATGCGCAGGAAGGTCCTATGCCACAAACTCGTTTCGTATTGAAGAAATCTCTAGAGTTAGGTCTAAAGCCGATTGTTGTCATAAACAAAATAGATAAACCAGCTGCTGATATAAATCGCGTACACGATCAAGTACTTGAGCTTTTTATAGAACTCGGTGCAGATGAGTCACAGATAGATTTCCCGACTCTATATGCTATTGGTCGTGATGGTATTGCAAAGAAAAATATAACAGATGATTCAAAAGATCTATCTCCACTACTAGATACAATTTTAGAAAAAGTTCCAGAAGCTAGTACGAAAGCTGGTGAGCCTTTTCGCGCGCAGGTTTTCAACCTAGCATATGACAATTTCCTAGGACGTCTAGCTTTGGTGCGTATATATTCTGGAAGTATGAAAACAGGGAAGTCTATATTTGTTAGATTGCCTGATGGAGAAGTTCGTACTGCTAAAATCACAAAGTTGAATACATTTGAAGGCTTGGTTCGCAAAGAAGTTCCAGAAATATTTGCAGGCGATATCGCCATGATAGCTGGAATCAGCGATGTGTATATTGGTGAGACTATAAGTGAAGAAGCAAATGCAGAAGCACTACCAGCGATTGGTATAGACGAACCTACTATTTCCCTAGATTTCTTTGTAAACGATTCACCTTTTGCAGGACGTGAAGGTAAGTTCGTAACTAGTCGTCAGATTCGTGAACGTCTAGAAAAAGAACTTGAAATAAACGTTGGACTAAAAATTGATTTCAACAACATGGACAAGCTTACAGTCTTTGGTCGTGGAGAACTCCATATCGCAGTATTGCTTGAGACAATGCGTCGTGAAGGTTTTGAACTTTCTGTGTCACAGCCACACGTAATCGTGAAGCATGAAAACGGCGTTGACCTTGAACCATTCGAAGAAGTTATAGTGGATGTCCCAGTTGAGAGTGCGAGTGCGGTTATAGAGAAACTTACAAAGCGTCGTGCTTCTATGACTGAAATGCATGAAAAGGATGGTATAAATCGTCTCGTATTTGAGATGCCTACAAGAGGTCTGCTTGGATATCGTGGACAATTCGTGATCGATACAAAAGGTGAGGGGATTATATCTTCACGTGTTCTAGGGTTTAAGCCTTATGCAGGTGAAATAAAACTTCGTGAAGTTGGATCTATGACTTCAATGATATCTGGAAAAGCTGCAGGGTATGCGCTGTGGAATCTTCAAGATAGAGGAGTTCTATATATTGGTCACGGTACAGAAATATACGAAGGTATGGTTATTGGTAATACTTCAAAGGGTGATGAGATGGCAGTGAATCCTATCAAGGGTAAAAATCTTACAAACGTGCGCTCATCTGGAAACGATGAAGCTATTGTTCTAAAGCCACCATTTACTTTGTCTATAGAAAGAGGTCTTGAGACAATGAGTGATGATGAATTTTTAGAGATAACTCCAAAATCTATACGTCTTCGCAAGAAGTGTCTAACAGAGCAAGATAGAATAAAATCCAATAGATAG